The nucleotide window ATGCCCAGCGTGGACCAGCCGACACCGGTCGCTCAGAGCGTCGATGCCACGGGTGCCGCCAGAATCGCCGCGCGGTTCGCTGCCTCACGGGCGGCAGATCAAGACCATGATGGCGGGTTTCCCGAAGCGGATGTGGAGCATCTCCGGACGCTCGGCCTGCTCGCCGCTCCGATCCCTCGGGACGAGGATGGCGCCGGCCTCGGGGAAGAGCCGGGTGCCTCCGACCTGTGCGACGTGCTGCGCATTATCGGGAGCGGAAGTCTCGCCCTCGGCCGGATCTATGAAGGGCATGTCAATGCCCTGCAACTGGTCGCCCGCTACGGCGATGCATCTCAGCGCGCACGGCTCTTCGCCGATGCCAGGAGGGGGCACCTCTTCGGCGTCTGGAATACCGAACCTGCCGATGATGGGCTGAAGCTCGTGGAGCAGCCCGGCGGCTACCGGCTGAAGGGCGGCAAGATCCTGGCATCCGGCGCCGGTTTCGTCACCCGCCCCCTTGTCACGGCCCGCACCATCCCCAGCGACGTCGCCTACATGGTCGTGGCGGATCTCGCGCCCGGCACGCGGGCCGATCTGTCCGACTGGCGCGCGCACGGCATGCGTGCCTCGGCCACGGGAAAGGTCGATCTGACCGGCCTGGACATTCCGCCGGACGGGCTGCTCGGTGACCCGGATTCCTACTCGCGGCAACCCTATTTCTT belongs to Methylobacterium sp. 77 and includes:
- a CDS encoding acyl-CoA dehydrogenase family protein, with translation MPSVDQPTPVAQSVDATGAARIAARFAASRAADQDHDGGFPEADVEHLRTLGLLAAPIPRDEDGAGLGEEPGASDLCDVLRIIGSGSLALGRIYEGHVNALQLVARYGDASQRARLFADARRGHLFGVWNTEPADDGLKLVEQPGGYRLKGGKILASGAGFVTRPLVTARTIPSDVAYMVVADLAPGTRADLSDWRAHGMRASATGKVDLTGLDIPPDGLLGDPDSYSRQPYFFGGAWRFAAVQLGGIEAVLDIWREHLRRTGRGHDPHQSARLGEGLVATETARLWVERAARLVFEDDLHPDRIVAYVHLARTSVEAAGMTVLQLAQRSVGLQGFLRDHPLERASRDLATYLRQPAPDFALTSAARYVLEETVSAGDLWRDSGEVP